One part of the Thermodesulfovibrio sp. 3462-1 genome encodes these proteins:
- the mreC gene encoding rod shape-determining protein MreC, whose amino-acid sequence MIKKTTTLIIIGICVISFFLVSYQSRGLISFGKIDFSPIISPVQSLKNFFSEILYLKEENRKLKEKLYQMTLEQKSYNELILENQRLKELLNLKEKNKEIVTIAKVIRAGSNKFLKTIWINKGANHGIKTGMPAITLNGLVGKVIFTSSNFSEILLLTDPNFSVAVRVERTRSEGIVSGTGTSLCALKYIPLEEDIMVGDRLITSGTDGIFPEGIKVGVVKKISKKGFFQNIEVIPYQSDSKIEEVAIIKSLT is encoded by the coding sequence ATGATAAAAAAAACAACAACTTTAATTATAATTGGCATATGTGTAATATCTTTTTTTCTTGTAAGCTACCAATCTAGGGGGCTAATCAGTTTTGGTAAAATTGATTTTTCGCCTATCATTTCACCTGTGCAATCTTTAAAAAATTTTTTTTCTGAGATTTTATATCTCAAAGAAGAAAATAGAAAATTAAAAGAAAAACTATATCAAATGACTTTAGAACAGAAATCTTATAATGAGCTTATTTTAGAAAATCAAAGACTAAAAGAACTACTAAATCTGAAAGAAAAAAATAAAGAAATCGTAACAATAGCCAAAGTAATACGAGCTGGATCAAATAAATTCCTTAAAACTATCTGGATAAATAAAGGAGCTAACCACGGGATAAAGACAGGAATGCCTGCAATAACACTAAATGGATTAGTAGGAAAGGTGATTTTTACCTCTTCGAATTTTTCAGAAATACTTTTGCTGACTGATCCAAACTTTTCTGTTGCTGTTAGAGTTGAAAGAACTCGCTCAGAAGGTATAGTAAGCGGGACAGGGACAAGTCTGTGTGCTCTTAAATATATTCCTTTAGAAGAAGATATAATGGTTGGAGACAGATTAATTACCTCTGGAACAGATGGCATTTTTCCTGAAGGAATTAAAGTGGGAGTAGTAAAAAAAATTAGCAAAAAAGGATTTTTCCAAAATATAGAAGTTATTCCATATCAGTCAGATTCAAAAATCGAAGAAGTGGCGATAATCAAAAGTTTAACATGA
- a CDS encoding rod shape-determining protein gives MVFLQKIVGKFSNDLAIDLGTANTLVYVKGRGIVCDEPSVVVVRRDSKKVVAVGTEAKEMMGKTPSNIITIKPLKDGVIADFDATGQMLKYFITKAHNRKCFISPRIIIGVPSGITQVEQRAVKDAAIASGAREVYLIEEPMAAAIGVGLPVGEPSGNMIVDIGGGTTDVAVISLDGIVCSKAVKVGGDKMDEAIIAYIKRKYNLMIGERTAELIKINIGSAYPMNSDRTMEIKGRDLITGIPKAITVTEEEIREALQEPISIILDTIKVTLENTPPELASDIADKGIVLAGGGALLRGLDILIREHTGVPVIIPEDPLKAVVKGCGAMLDKLDLLKRVSLNVN, from the coding sequence ATGGTGTTTCTTCAAAAAATAGTAGGAAAATTTTCTAATGACCTGGCAATTGACCTCGGAACAGCAAATACTCTGGTTTATGTAAAAGGTAGAGGAATTGTATGCGATGAACCCTCCGTTGTTGTTGTAAGAAGAGACAGCAAGAAAGTGGTTGCTGTTGGCACTGAGGCAAAAGAAATGATGGGTAAAACTCCATCCAATATTATCACAATAAAACCTCTTAAAGATGGCGTTATAGCTGATTTTGACGCAACAGGACAAATGCTTAAGTATTTTATTACAAAAGCTCATAATAGAAAATGTTTTATTTCACCAAGAATTATAATTGGAGTGCCTTCAGGTATAACTCAGGTTGAACAAAGAGCTGTTAAAGATGCTGCAATTGCTTCAGGTGCCAGAGAAGTTTATCTTATAGAAGAACCTATGGCTGCAGCAATAGGAGTTGGACTTCCTGTAGGTGAACCTTCTGGCAATATGATAGTTGACATAGGAGGTGGAACCACAGATGTTGCTGTAATTTCTCTTGATGGCATTGTCTGTTCAAAGGCAGTAAAGGTCGGGGGAGATAAAATGGATGAAGCAATAATAGCCTACATCAAAAGAAAATATAACTTAATGATAGGAGAAAGAACTGCTGAACTAATTAAAATAAATATTGGTAGTGCTTATCCTATGAATTCTGACAGAACAATGGAAATTAAAGGAAGAGACTTAATAACAGGAATTCCAAAAGCAATAACTGTTACTGAGGAAGAAATCAGAGAAGCTTTACAGGAGCCTATATCTATTATTCTTGATACAATAAAAGTTACCTTAGAAAACACACCTCCTGAGCTTGCCTCTGATATAGCAGACAAAGGAATAGTTCTGGCTGGTGGAGGAGCTTTATTGAGAGGATTAGATATCCTTATAAGAGAACATACAGGAGTCCCTGTGATAATTCCTGAAGATCCGCTAAAGGCTGTTGTTAAAGGATGCGGTGCAATGCTTGACAAGCTTGACCTTCTCAAAAGAGTTTCTCTTAATGTTAACTGA
- a CDS encoding RDD family protein yields the protein MINNQSKHGNIFFRSIAKLIDLLIIAALWKIFHEGGFFIGIFYLLISDGLFKGCSIGKKFLRLKVINTDRQSKADFRDSIVRNLPLALSVFFLLIPIIGWIICVALFAFEFTLIVGDPDAKRLGDYMAKTSVIEE from the coding sequence ATGATTAATAATCAATCAAAACATGGTAATATTTTTTTCAGGAGCATTGCTAAGTTAATTGACTTACTGATTATTGCAGCCCTGTGGAAAATTTTTCATGAAGGAGGATTTTTTATAGGAATTTTTTATTTACTAATAAGTGATGGTTTATTTAAAGGTTGCAGTATTGGAAAAAAATTTTTAAGGCTGAAAGTTATTAACACAGACAGACAGAGTAAAGCAGATTTTAGAGACTCCATAGTTAGAAATTTACCTTTAGCTTTATCAGTATTTTTTTTACTGATACCAATTATTGGCTGGATAATTTGCGTTGCATTGTTTGCCTTTGAATTTACACTTATTGTCGGTGATCCAGATGCTAAAAGATTAGGTGATTACATGGCTAAAACTTCAGTCATAGAAGAATAA
- the ftsY gene encoding signal recognition particle-docking protein FtsY, whose protein sequence is MGLFDKLKEKLSKTKQHIVEKIEAVVPVGKKIDETTIEEIEEILISSDVGIQATEQITSILRKKVKEGALKDYSDLKSLLKNELYKILENGTSLNLSSKPAVIMVVGVNGVGKTTTIGKLGYKFISEGKSVVFAAADTFRAAAIQQLEIWANRVGADIVKHKSGADPAAVVFDAVQHARAKKKDIVIIDTAGRLHTKQPLMEELKKINRVIKKSIPEAPHEILLILDATTGQNAIKQAQLFNEAIGLTGVVVTKLDGTAKGGVIFAIKKEIGIPVKLIGIGEGIDDLKEFNPKEFVEALFD, encoded by the coding sequence ATGGGTTTATTTGACAAACTCAAGGAAAAATTAAGCAAGACAAAGCAACATATTGTTGAAAAAATTGAGGCTGTTGTTCCAGTAGGTAAAAAAATTGATGAAACAACAATAGAAGAAATAGAGGAGATTTTAATATCCTCTGATGTTGGTATACAGGCAACAGAACAAATTACATCTATTCTAAGAAAAAAAGTAAAAGAAGGAGCATTAAAAGACTACAGCGATCTCAAATCTCTACTTAAAAATGAGCTTTATAAAATTCTTGAAAACGGAACCAGTCTAAATTTATCCTCAAAACCTGCAGTAATCATGGTTGTTGGAGTAAATGGAGTTGGAAAAACTACAACTATTGGGAAGCTGGGTTATAAATTCATAAGTGAAGGTAAATCTGTTGTTTTTGCTGCTGCAGATACCTTTAGAGCTGCAGCTATACAACAGCTTGAAATATGGGCAAACAGAGTAGGAGCTGATATTGTCAAACATAAAAGTGGTGCAGACCCAGCTGCTGTTGTTTTTGATGCAGTGCAGCATGCCAGAGCAAAAAAAAAGGACATAGTGATTATAGATACAGCAGGAAGACTTCATACAAAGCAACCATTAATGGAAGAGTTAAAAAAAATCAACAGAGTTATAAAAAAATCAATTCCTGAAGCACCCCATGAAATTTTGCTCATATTAGATGCTACAACAGGGCAGAATGCTATTAAACAGGCTCAACTTTTTAATGAAGCTATAGGATTAACAGGAGTTGTAGTAACAAAACTTGATGGAACAGCAAAAGGTGGCGTTATTTTCGCAATAAAGAAGGAAATAGGCATTCCTGTTAAATTAATCGGTATAGGCGAAGGAATTGATGATTTAAAGGAGTTTAACCCTAAAGAGTTTGTTGAAGCTTTGTTTGATTAA
- a CDS encoding XTP/dITP diphosphatase codes for MQIVIASRNKKKTEELGRILKDLNIELLSINDFPELEEVVEDGLTFQENALKKARYVCQKTGLPALADDSGLVVDALGGAPGVRSARYAGENATDEDNIKKLLKELEGIPLEERTAQFVCCIALVFPNSKEYLFWGYVKGKITETPKGSYGFGYDPVFIPEGSSVTFAQMLPHEKDKISHRKEALDKLIEFLIKLTTNL; via the coding sequence ATGCAGATTGTAATTGCTTCAAGAAATAAAAAAAAGACAGAAGAGTTAGGGAGAATTCTTAAAGATCTTAATATAGAACTTCTTTCAATTAACGATTTTCCAGAACTTGAAGAAGTTGTAGAAGATGGACTAACTTTTCAGGAAAACGCTTTAAAAAAAGCACGATATGTATGCCAGAAAACAGGCTTGCCTGCTTTGGCTGATGATTCAGGTCTTGTGGTTGATGCATTAGGAGGTGCTCCAGGAGTAAGGTCAGCGAGATATGCAGGAGAAAATGCAACTGATGAGGATAATATTAAAAAACTTTTAAAAGAATTAGAAGGAATTCCTCTGGAAGAAAGGACTGCTCAATTTGTATGTTGCATTGCTCTGGTTTTTCCGAATTCAAAAGAATATTTATTTTGGGGTTATGTGAAAGGTAAAATTACAGAGACTCCAAAAGGAAGCTATGGTTTTGGATACGATCCCGTTTTCATACCTGAAGGCAGTTCAGTAACTTTTGCTCAGATGTTACCTCATGAAAAGGACAAAATAAGTCATCGCAAAGAGGCACTTGACAAATTAATAGAATTTTTGATAAAACTAACGACAAATTTATAA
- a CDS encoding adenylate kinase has product MRLVFLGAPGAGKGTQAKKLVEKYGIPQISTGDLLRAAVAQGTPLGKEAKAYMDKGELVPDSVVLGMVKERLAQDDCKKGFILDGFPRNVAQAEALDKMLAEMNIPLDLALNLDVPFDDLMKRLTGRRTCKSCGQMYNIYFSPPKVDGKCDKCGGELFQRDDDKEETIRKRLEVYRAQTEPLIDYYSKKGILKTVSGTGSIDEIFSSICAILEKIK; this is encoded by the coding sequence GTGAGATTAGTATTCTTAGGTGCTCCAGGAGCAGGAAAAGGAACGCAGGCAAAAAAATTGGTGGAAAAATACGGAATTCCTCAGATATCAACGGGAGATCTTTTAAGAGCAGCAGTTGCTCAAGGAACGCCTCTTGGAAAGGAAGCAAAGGCATACATGGATAAAGGTGAGCTTGTTCCAGATTCAGTTGTTCTCGGGATGGTAAAGGAAAGGCTTGCACAAGATGATTGCAAAAAAGGTTTTATTCTTGATGGCTTTCCAAGAAATGTTGCTCAGGCTGAAGCCCTTGACAAGATGCTTGCTGAAATGAACATTCCGTTAGATTTAGCACTCAACCTTGATGTTCCTTTTGATGATTTAATGAAAAGGCTTACAGGTAGAAGAACTTGTAAGTCCTGTGGGCAGATGTACAATATCTATTTCTCTCCACCAAAAGTTGATGGCAAGTGTGACAAATGTGGTGGAGAGCTTTTTCAGAGAGATGATGATAAAGAGGAAACTATTAGAAAAAGACTTGAAGTTTACAGGGCTCAAACAGAACCATTAATTGATTACTATTCAAAAAAAGGAATTCTTAAAACTGTATCAGGCACAGGTAGCATAGATGAGATATTTAGCAGTATCTGTGCAATCTTAGAAAAAATTAAATAA